Below is a genomic region from Gemmatimonadota bacterium.
CCTCCGGGTACGGATCCGGTCCGAGCAACGCACCGTGTGCCTTGAGCGCGGGTCCAAGATTCGATCGCTCCCATCCAGTGAACAACAACGTGCCCTTGGACGTCTTGGGATCCTGATTGCCGATCATCTCGAATTCGACATTCGCAACGAGACTTGTCAGCGGCACCGGCGGATGCTCACCGAAATATGTCGAGCCGAGCTCGCCAATTTCCTCGCTACCGTAACAGACGAACAGAATGCTCCGTCGGAGCCTCGGGCCTGCCGCGAGTGCATGCGCAAGCTCCATCACCGCCGTAGTTCCGGCCGCGTCGTCGTTCGCTCCGTTGTAAATCGAGTCGCCCTTTACCGGTCGTCCGATTCCCAGATGGTCCAGATGCGCAGAAAGCAGAATCGTTCCGGCCGACGGATCGGTACCCTGCAGATATCCAATCGCGTTGTACGTCATGCGTGGTTCAGCCTGCGGCGCAACCTGTACCGCGAGAGTCGCGGGCGCGCCATCGTTCTCACTTGCGACCCGAGCGGCTGCAGCAGCCGTGAGCACGACGACATTCCGTGCAATTGCTGGTTGCGGGCTGTCCTTGAGCCGAACGCCTACGCGAGTACGTCCGCCCAGTTGCGTGGACATCGCGTCCGTCGCCGGACTCGCTGGTACCAGCACGACAGCTGCACCAGCGCGAATCAGTTGCGTCGCCAAGCCCATCGCTTTTAGTGGATCGCCGCCAACGAGAACGACCGCGCCTTTGGCGTGCGCCTGCGCCAGATTCTCGGGCAGGACTTTCACCAACGTTGCGGTTACGGGAACGCCGGAAGCGATGAGAAGATGAAAATCATCGCCTTCCTTCAACGTCACGTTGCCAACTGTGAGCGTTGCATTACCCGACAACGTTGGCGATACGACTTCAGCGCTCTGTATGTATCCCGTCATGCCTGGCGCGGTCTTCAGCCCATAGGCCATGAACTCGGAAGCAACGTAGGTTGCCGTAATCTGTTCATCGCGAGTCGCGCTTCCGCGACCGTGCATCGCATCGCTCGACAGAAAACGCTCGTGCGCCGCCACCCACTCCGGTCGCACAACCCACGCCGATTTCTTTTGCGCTGCGCTGCGTGAACTCGGCGCCGCGGCACTCTTCTGCGCCACTGCCTGCGTGAAAGGCAACAGCGCGCTCACCGACAACGTGACCAGCAGCCGCGCGAACGACGAACGATGCCCTGCTATTTGACGCTCCTCCATTATCCTG
It encodes:
- a CDS encoding M28 family peptidase; its protein translation is MEERQIAGHRSSFARLLVTLSVSALLPFTQAVAQKSAAAPSSRSAAQKKSAWVVRPEWVAAHERFLSSDAMHGRGSATRDEQITATYVASEFMAYGLKTAPGMTGYIQSAEVVSPTLSGNATLTVGNVTLKEGDDFHLLIASGVPVTATLVKVLPENLAQAHAKGAVVLVGGDPLKAMGLATQLIRAGAAVVLVPASPATDAMSTQLGGRTRVGVRLKDSPQPAIARNVVVLTAAAAARVASENDGAPATLAVQVAPQAEPRMTYNAIGYLQGTDPSAGTILLSAHLDHLGIGRPVKGDSIYNGANDDAAGTTAVMELAHALAAGPRLRRSILFVCYGSEEIGELGSTYFGEHPPVPLTSLVANVEFEMIGNQDPKTSKGTLLFTGWERSNLGPALKAHGALLGPDPYPEEHFFERSDNYALALKGVVAHTAAGWGTPPTYHQPDDEFSNLNIPFMTSAIQSLIDPLRWLATSDFKPAWNAGGRPERGGR